A region of Nocardioides alkalitolerans DNA encodes the following proteins:
- a CDS encoding flavin reductase, with translation MTIHSTHPFADPHRDPFRALRGRLGGVVTLWTAGGAGGGGGGGGGGDRAGLTVTSLMVANGEPGRVLGLLDPDADLTLALEETERGVVQLLRWRHRDLAEMFAGVAPAPGGVFRHGDFADGPAGPRLTDAAGWAEVRLESAVDVGWSRLVTCVVEAVELADEGTSDGSADSADALLVHRRGRYARA, from the coding sequence GTGACCATCCACAGCACGCATCCCTTCGCCGATCCCCACCGCGACCCGTTCCGGGCCCTGCGGGGACGCCTGGGCGGGGTGGTGACGCTGTGGACCGCGGGCGGCGCGGGCGGCGGGGGCGGCGGGGGCGGCGGGGGCGACCGGGCGGGCCTGACGGTCACCTCGCTCATGGTGGCCAACGGTGAGCCCGGACGCGTGCTCGGCCTCCTCGACCCCGACGCCGACCTCACCCTCGCGCTCGAGGAGACGGAGCGGGGCGTCGTGCAGCTGCTGCGCTGGCGGCACCGCGACCTGGCGGAGATGTTCGCCGGGGTCGCGCCGGCCCCCGGCGGCGTCTTCCGTCACGGCGACTTCGCCGACGGTCCCGCCGGGCCGCGGCTGACGGACGCCGCGGGCTGGGCCGAGGTGCGGCTCGAGAGCGCCGTCGACGTGGGCTGGTCCCGCCTCGTGACCTGTGTCGTGGAGGCCGTCGAGCTCGCGGACGAGGGGACGTCCGACGGCTCGGCCGACAGCGCCGATGCCCTGCTCGTGCACCGCCGCGGTCGCTACGCCCGCGCCTGA
- a CDS encoding YdiU family protein, with translation MTETPTVPATPVLPAGAVHLTLDHDFATAVPELALPWRAAEAPDPRLVVLNDALARDLGLDPDELRSPDGVRLLVGAAVPEGARPVAQGYAGHQFGGFSPRLGDGRALLLGELTTPDGAVRDLHLKGSGRTPFARGGDGLAALGPMLREHLVSEGMHALGVPTTRSLAVLATGRRIQRDEVEPGGVLARVAASHLRVGSFQYARTSDDPTLLRRLADHAIARHHPHLAGTAEPYAGLYGAVVAAQARLVAQWVLLGFVHGVMNTDNMTISGETIDYGPCAFVDGYDPGAVFSSIDTGGRYALGNQPAVAQWNLARFAEALLPLLDDDQERAIARATELLGTFPGEYVAAWASGMRAKLGLAEPTAGGPTDEETLELAAGLQGVLASGRVDWTSSFRALADAGRGNPERLRGMVLDLPELDAWLERWRALGPDPAAMDRANPVYIPRNHLVEESLAAARDGDLAPTGRLLEALAAPYDERPGLERYAEPSPDGLEGYRTFCGT, from the coding sequence GTGACCGAGACCCCCACCGTGCCCGCGACCCCGGTCCTGCCCGCCGGCGCGGTGCACCTCACCCTCGACCACGACTTCGCCACCGCGGTGCCGGAGCTCGCGCTGCCCTGGCGGGCGGCCGAGGCCCCGGACCCGCGGTTGGTCGTGCTCAACGACGCGCTCGCCCGCGACTTGGGGCTCGACCCCGACGAGCTGCGCTCCCCCGACGGGGTCCGGCTCCTCGTGGGCGCCGCGGTCCCGGAGGGCGCGCGTCCGGTCGCGCAGGGCTACGCGGGTCACCAGTTCGGCGGGTTCTCGCCGCGGCTCGGCGACGGCCGGGCGCTGCTGCTGGGTGAGCTGACCACCCCCGACGGCGCGGTGCGGGACCTGCACCTCAAGGGCTCGGGGCGCACCCCGTTCGCGCGGGGCGGCGACGGGCTCGCGGCGCTGGGTCCGATGCTGCGGGAGCACCTCGTGAGCGAGGGGATGCACGCGCTCGGCGTGCCGACGACCCGGTCCCTGGCGGTCCTCGCGACCGGCCGCCGTATCCAGCGCGACGAGGTCGAGCCGGGCGGGGTGCTCGCGCGCGTGGCGGCGAGCCACCTGCGGGTGGGCAGCTTCCAGTACGCCCGCACGAGCGACGACCCCACGCTGCTGCGCCGTCTGGCGGACCACGCCATCGCGCGGCACCACCCCCACCTGGCCGGCACCGCCGAGCCCTACGCGGGCCTCTACGGCGCGGTCGTCGCCGCCCAGGCGCGGCTCGTCGCGCAGTGGGTGCTGCTGGGCTTCGTGCACGGGGTGATGAACACCGACAACATGACGATCTCGGGGGAGACGATCGACTACGGTCCGTGCGCCTTCGTCGACGGCTACGACCCCGGGGCGGTCTTCAGCTCGATCGACACGGGCGGGCGCTACGCGCTCGGCAACCAGCCGGCCGTGGCGCAGTGGAACCTCGCCCGGTTCGCCGAGGCGCTGCTCCCGCTGCTCGACGACGACCAGGAGCGGGCGATCGCCCGGGCGACGGAGCTCCTCGGGACGTTCCCGGGGGAGTACGTCGCGGCCTGGGCCTCCGGCATGCGGGCGAAGCTGGGGCTGGCCGAGCCGACGGCGGGCGGGCCGACCGACGAGGAGACCCTCGAGCTGGCCGCGGGCCTGCAGGGCGTCCTCGCGTCGGGCCGCGTCGACTGGACGTCGTCATTCCGGGCGCTCGCCGACGCCGGACGCGGGAACCCCGAGCGGCTGCGGGGGATGGTCCTCGACCTGCCCGAGCTGGACGCCTGGCTGGAGCGGTGGCGGGCGCTGGGGCCGGACCCCGCCGCGATGGACCGCGCCAACCCCGTTTACATCCCGCGCAACCACCTCGTCGAGGAGTCGCTCGCCGCCGCGCGGGACGGCGACCTCGCACCGACCGGACGGCTGCTCGAGGCACTCGCCGCGCCGTACGACGAGCGGCCGGGGCTCGAGCGGTACGCCGAGCCGTCGCCGGACGGTCTCGAGGGATACCGCACCTTCTGCGGGACGTGA
- a CDS encoding ATP-dependent DNA helicase, with protein sequence MRRAGGGVGAEAPRRLVRVDASVTVPRLDEHQRRVVDHPGGPLLVLAGPGTGKTTTLVEAIVDRVENRGVDPSEVLALTFSRKAAEQLRDRVTARLGRTTGAAICSTVHSFAYGLVRRYAPPELYAAPLRLLSAPEQDVVLAELLNDAPEAVRWPEGLRRAVGTRGFAREVQAVLARAREKGLDPADLVALGAANGLGELTAAGHFLEEYLNVLDAHGAIDYADLVRRAVIEAEVHRDELRARFSCVFVDEYQDTDPGQVDLLRALAGDGRDLVAVGDPHQSIYAFRGADVRGILDFPRAFPQADGSPAPVAVLSTTRRFGPRVLRAASSVASRLSLTGSIDPAARRAFAAPVAATGVPRGQVDVLTFDTERAEAEHVADLLRRAHLEDGVPWSEMAVLARSGRATLPALRRSLAAAGVPVEVAADELPLVREPAVAALLAAVDAVVHLGTPPGEPGHVDGATVEQLLMSPLAGLDAVEVRGLARHVRAVEKRRVAETGGAPRSSAELLREAVLVDGVLTDPDVPGAAKAAVLGALLRRARARLDEGGTAEEVLWELWDGTSWPERLRRSALRGGPAARRAHRDLDALCALFDAAAKLEEQRGHSGVAGFVATLSAQEIPGDSLADRGVRGEAVRLLTAHRSKGLEWRVVVVAHVQEEGWPDLRRRASLLGPDRIGRREDGLLPPPGVREALMEERRLFYVACTRAKERLVVTAVRSGDDDGEQPSRFLAETGAPVQHRSGRPGRPLSMAGMVAHLRRTAADPDRPEAVRLAAARRLARLAAVQDEQGRPLVRGADPGTWWGTRGLTHAEQPVRPADEPLRISASTLGSVLTCPLRWFLEREAGGSQVSSASQGFGLVLHALAEKVARGELPASPERVDELMAHVDEVWPQLSFRTPWSGARERTEARAALLRFLRWHTRPDARAVIGVEQALRAEVVLGGERIVVHGFADRLELDDQHRVVVVDLKTGKYPPTGAEVAEHPQLGLYQLAVDSGAADGLVPPERRPLRAGGAELVQLRKETRGSVKVQAQPPQEPDEAGVRLVEAQLLHTATVMRSEQFGARPGGHCDTCAFVAVCPARGAGTVLS encoded by the coding sequence GTGAGACGCGCCGGGGGCGGCGTGGGTGCCGAGGCGCCGCGCCGGCTGGTGCGCGTCGACGCGTCGGTCACGGTGCCGCGGCTCGACGAGCACCAGCGGCGCGTCGTCGACCACCCGGGCGGTCCGCTGCTCGTCCTGGCCGGCCCGGGCACGGGCAAGACCACGACGCTCGTCGAGGCGATCGTCGACCGTGTGGAGAACCGGGGCGTCGACCCGTCCGAGGTGCTGGCGCTGACGTTCTCCCGCAAGGCGGCCGAGCAGCTGCGCGACCGCGTAACCGCGCGGCTGGGGCGCACGACGGGGGCCGCCATCTGCTCGACGGTGCACTCGTTCGCCTACGGGCTGGTGCGGCGCTACGCGCCGCCGGAGCTGTACGCCGCGCCCCTGCGCCTGCTCTCCGCGCCGGAGCAGGACGTGGTGCTGGCCGAGCTCCTCAACGACGCGCCCGAGGCGGTGCGGTGGCCCGAGGGGCTGCGACGGGCGGTCGGCACGCGGGGCTTCGCGCGCGAGGTGCAGGCCGTGCTGGCGCGGGCGCGGGAGAAGGGCCTGGACCCCGCGGACCTCGTCGCCCTCGGCGCGGCGAACGGGCTCGGCGAGCTCACCGCGGCGGGGCACTTCTTGGAGGAGTACCTGAACGTCCTCGACGCCCACGGGGCGATCGACTACGCCGACCTGGTGCGCCGCGCCGTCATCGAGGCCGAGGTGCACCGCGACGAGCTGCGGGCGCGCTTCTCGTGCGTGTTCGTCGACGAGTACCAGGACACCGACCCCGGGCAGGTGGACCTGCTGCGGGCGCTGGCGGGGGACGGGCGCGACCTCGTCGCGGTGGGCGACCCCCACCAGTCGATCTACGCCTTCCGCGGCGCCGACGTGCGCGGCATCCTCGACTTCCCGCGGGCGTTCCCGCAGGCCGACGGGTCGCCGGCCCCTGTCGCGGTCCTGTCGACGACCCGACGGTTCGGGCCCCGGGTGCTCCGCGCAGCGAGCTCCGTGGCGTCCCGGCTCAGCCTCACCGGCAGCATCGACCCGGCCGCGCGGCGGGCGTTCGCCGCTCCCGTGGCCGCCACGGGCGTGCCCCGCGGGCAGGTCGACGTGCTGACCTTCGACACGGAGCGGGCGGAGGCGGAGCACGTCGCCGACCTGCTGCGGCGCGCCCACCTGGAGGACGGGGTGCCCTGGAGCGAGATGGCCGTGCTGGCCCGCTCGGGCCGCGCCACCCTGCCGGCGCTGCGGCGCTCCCTGGCCGCGGCCGGGGTGCCGGTGGAAGTGGCCGCCGACGAGCTGCCCCTGGTGCGCGAGCCCGCCGTGGCAGCGCTGCTGGCCGCGGTGGACGCGGTCGTGCACCTCGGGACGCCGCCCGGGGAACCGGGCCACGTCGACGGCGCGACGGTGGAGCAGCTCCTCATGTCGCCGCTCGCGGGCCTCGACGCGGTCGAGGTGCGCGGGTTGGCCCGGCACGTCCGGGCCGTGGAGAAGCGACGGGTGGCGGAGACCGGTGGTGCCCCGCGCTCGTCGGCGGAGCTCCTGCGCGAGGCGGTGCTGGTCGACGGCGTGCTCACCGATCCCGACGTGCCCGGTGCGGCGAAAGCCGCGGTCCTCGGCGCCCTGCTGCGCCGCGCCCGCGCCCGGCTCGACGAGGGCGGCACCGCGGAGGAGGTGCTCTGGGAGCTGTGGGACGGCACGTCGTGGCCGGAGCGGCTGCGCCGGTCCGCGCTCCGGGGAGGCCCCGCCGCACGGCGGGCCCACCGCGACCTCGACGCGCTGTGCGCCCTGTTCGACGCCGCGGCGAAGCTCGAGGAGCAGCGGGGCCACAGCGGGGTCGCGGGCTTCGTCGCCACGCTGTCGGCCCAGGAGATCCCCGGGGACTCGCTGGCCGACCGGGGCGTGCGGGGCGAGGCGGTGCGACTGCTGACCGCCCACCGCTCGAAGGGGCTGGAGTGGCGCGTGGTCGTCGTGGCGCACGTGCAGGAGGAGGGCTGGCCCGACCTGCGGCGGCGGGCCTCGCTGCTGGGGCCGGACCGGATCGGCCGCCGGGAGGACGGCCTGCTGCCGCCCCCGGGCGTCCGCGAGGCCCTCATGGAGGAGCGTCGTCTGTTCTACGTGGCGTGCACGCGCGCGAAGGAGCGGCTGGTCGTCACGGCCGTGCGCTCCGGCGACGACGACGGCGAGCAGCCGTCGCGGTTCCTCGCCGAGACCGGCGCGCCCGTGCAGCACCGGTCGGGGCGTCCCGGCCGCCCGTTGTCGATGGCCGGGATGGTGGCCCACCTGCGCCGCACCGCGGCGGACCCCGACCGGCCGGAGGCCGTGCGGCTCGCGGCCGCCCGACGGCTCGCCCGGCTGGCGGCGGTGCAGGACGAGCAGGGTCGCCCGCTGGTCCGTGGCGCCGACCCCGGCACGTGGTGGGGCACCCGGGGCCTGACCCACGCGGAGCAGCCCGTGCGCCCGGCGGACGAGCCTCTCCGCATCTCGGCCAGCACGCTCGGCTCGGTGCTGACGTGCCCGCTGCGGTGGTTCCTCGAGCGGGAGGCGGGCGGCAGCCAGGTCAGCAGCGCCTCCCAGGGCTTCGGCCTCGTGCTGCACGCCCTCGCCGAGAAGGTCGCCCGCGGTGAGCTGCCGGCGTCGCCGGAGCGCGTCGACGAGCTCATGGCCCACGTCGACGAGGTGTGGCCGCAGCTCTCCTTCCGCACGCCGTGGTCGGGCGCCCGGGAGCGCACCGAGGCGCGCGCGGCGCTGCTGCGGTTCCTGCGCTGGCACACGCGGCCGGACGCGCGCGCCGTGATCGGCGTGGAGCAGGCCCTGCGGGCCGAGGTGGTGCTCGGCGGCGAGCGGATCGTCGTCCACGGCTTCGCCGACCGTCTCGAGCTCGACGACCAGCACCGGGTGGTCGTGGTGGACCTCAAGACGGGGAAGTACCCGCCGACGGGGGCCGAGGTCGCCGAGCACCCCCAGCTGGGGCTCTACCAGCTGGCGGTGGACTCCGGCGCCGCCGACGGGCTCGTCCCGCCGGAGCGCCGGCCGCTGCGCGCCGGGGGTGCCGAGCTCGTCCAGCTGCGCAAGGAGACGCGGGGCAGCGTCAAGGTGCAGGCGCAACCGCCGCAAGAGCCGGACGAGGCCGGCGTGCGCCTGGTCGAGGCCCAGCTGCTGCACACGGCCACGGTGATGCGCTCGGAGCAGTTCGGGGCCCGTCCGGGCGGCCACTGCGACACCTGTGCGTTTGTCGCCGTCTGTCCGGCGCGCGGCGCGGGGACGGTGCTGTCGTGA
- a CDS encoding ATP-dependent DNA helicase yields MTTREPIAISDPRALQRVMKADFPVSDEQWEAVSAPLEPAVVVAGAGSGKTTLMAARVVYLVATGQVRPEQVLGLTFTTKAARELSVRVRDALEVAGYGAGVAGPVPDDEAEVLEPTVATYNAYAASLLTEHGLRIGHEPDTRVMADASRYQLAERVVLRHRRPVELLSDHPATVVGNIVALEGALSEHLVTVADVRAFHAREVPRFEASLATSRAKKPIEEVLHAVRRREELLDLVEEYQELKARLGLMDFSDQIALTARLADEHPDVGRVEREKFAVVLLDEYQDTSVAQALLLSRLFSGPRPQDGRGHAVTAVGDPNQAIYGWRGASVSNILGFGADFPAADGRTDVPTYTLTVNRRSDRRILASANLLAEPLYAAYAGVRPLQPPPGAADGAVRVAVHDTYDEELAWLADEVLAVHGRGTAWAEIGVLTRDNKHAADVFDALTAREVPVEIVGLAGLLRLPEVAEVVATLTLLHDLTANAAALTLLMGPRWAIGPRDLAILGRRAHDLAAGDDTGPHAAVADSLAAAVEGADPTELSSLCDALESPGEAPDYPYSPAARTRIGLLAGELRMLRTHVGEPLLDLVRRIIDTCGIDVELASATSPSAAARRDNLDIFVRAVADFQAIDGDVSLGALLAYLTAEDEMGTGLDVATPTEADSVKLLTVHRAKGLEWDVVFLVGVGEDKFPTKQTRTQWITGPAVLPSPLRGDARDVPQLAGYEKADLEALREAARAHEAMEELRLGYVAFTRARHELVASAYLWTETRSSPVGPSPYLQPLVAVLEEAGREPERWVERPEKGTPNPLKAERPPVPWPVTEHTTEAERRIATAAVVRAEQRRLAAGEAGPEDDADLDLVGIAEVAEWDDEIDRLLAEARRDSRPVLEVPVPSSLSATSLARLRDDPEVMAGELARPMPRPPSPTARFGTRFHGWVEARFGQQDLFAEEEVWGQGDADIDGDDDLAEVVAAFEAGPFADRPPHATEAPFALVLAGQVVRGRIDAVYAEPAGSDADFLVVDWKTGRSGRADPMQLAVYRLAWAELHGLPPERVRAAFCWVRTGKLVEPRSLPDRAALERLVTDL; encoded by the coding sequence GTGACCACGCGGGAACCGATCGCCATCTCCGACCCGCGGGCGCTGCAGCGGGTCATGAAGGCCGACTTCCCGGTCAGCGACGAGCAGTGGGAGGCGGTCAGCGCCCCGCTGGAGCCGGCCGTCGTCGTGGCCGGCGCGGGGTCCGGCAAGACGACGCTGATGGCCGCCCGGGTGGTCTACCTCGTCGCCACGGGCCAGGTGCGCCCCGAGCAGGTCCTGGGGCTCACCTTCACCACGAAGGCGGCGCGCGAGCTCTCCGTGCGCGTCCGTGACGCGCTCGAGGTGGCGGGGTACGGCGCGGGCGTCGCCGGTCCCGTCCCGGACGACGAGGCGGAGGTGCTGGAACCCACGGTCGCCACCTACAACGCCTACGCGGCCTCGCTGCTGACCGAGCACGGGCTGCGGATCGGTCACGAGCCCGACACCCGCGTGATGGCGGACGCGTCGCGCTACCAGCTCGCGGAGCGCGTCGTGCTGCGGCACCGGCGTCCCGTCGAGCTGCTGAGCGACCACCCGGCGACCGTGGTCGGCAACATCGTGGCCCTCGAGGGCGCGCTCTCGGAGCACCTCGTGACGGTGGCGGACGTGCGGGCCTTCCACGCCCGCGAGGTGCCCCGGTTCGAGGCGAGCCTCGCGACGTCGCGCGCGAAGAAGCCGATCGAGGAGGTGCTCCACGCGGTCCGCCGCCGCGAGGAGCTGCTCGACCTCGTGGAGGAGTACCAGGAGCTGAAGGCCCGGCTCGGCCTCATGGACTTCTCCGACCAGATCGCCCTCACCGCGCGCCTGGCCGACGAGCACCCCGACGTGGGCCGGGTCGAGCGCGAGAAGTTCGCCGTGGTGCTGCTGGACGAGTACCAGGACACGTCGGTCGCCCAGGCCCTGCTGCTGAGCCGGCTGTTCTCGGGGCCGCGTCCGCAGGACGGCCGCGGCCACGCGGTCACCGCCGTGGGCGACCCCAACCAGGCGATCTACGGCTGGCGCGGGGCCTCGGTCTCCAACATCCTCGGCTTCGGCGCCGACTTCCCGGCCGCCGACGGCCGCACCGACGTGCCGACCTACACGCTGACGGTCAACCGGCGCTCCGACCGGCGCATCCTCGCGTCGGCCAACCTCCTCGCCGAGCCGCTCTACGCGGCGTACGCGGGGGTCCGCCCCCTGCAGCCGCCTCCGGGGGCGGCGGACGGGGCGGTGCGGGTGGCGGTCCACGACACGTACGACGAGGAGCTCGCGTGGCTCGCCGACGAGGTGCTGGCCGTCCACGGGCGGGGCACGGCGTGGGCCGAGATCGGCGTGCTGACGCGCGACAACAAGCACGCCGCCGACGTCTTCGACGCCCTGACGGCGCGGGAGGTGCCCGTCGAGATCGTCGGTCTCGCCGGGCTGCTCCGCCTGCCCGAGGTGGCCGAGGTCGTCGCGACGCTGACGCTGCTCCACGACCTCACCGCCAACGCGGCGGCCCTGACGCTGCTGATGGGTCCCCGGTGGGCGATCGGTCCGCGCGACCTGGCGATCCTCGGGCGGCGGGCCCACGACCTGGCGGCGGGCGACGACACGGGGCCGCACGCGGCGGTCGCCGACTCGCTGGCCGCCGCGGTCGAGGGCGCCGACCCGACCGAGCTGTCGTCGCTCTGCGACGCGCTGGAGTCGCCGGGGGAGGCGCCGGACTATCCCTACTCGCCCGCGGCGCGCACGCGGATCGGCCTGCTCGCCGGGGAGCTGCGGATGCTGCGCACCCACGTCGGGGAACCGCTGCTCGACCTCGTGCGGCGCATCATCGACACCTGCGGCATCGACGTCGAGCTGGCGAGCGCGACGTCCCCGTCCGCGGCGGCCCGACGGGACAATCTCGACATCTTCGTGCGCGCGGTGGCGGACTTCCAGGCGATCGACGGCGACGTCAGCCTGGGCGCGCTGCTGGCCTACCTGACCGCCGAGGACGAGATGGGCACCGGGCTCGACGTCGCGACGCCCACCGAGGCCGACTCGGTCAAGCTGCTCACGGTCCACCGGGCGAAGGGCCTGGAGTGGGACGTCGTGTTCCTCGTCGGCGTGGGCGAGGACAAGTTCCCCACGAAGCAGACCCGCACCCAGTGGATCACGGGGCCCGCCGTGCTCCCGTCGCCGCTGCGGGGCGACGCGCGGGACGTGCCGCAGCTCGCCGGCTACGAGAAGGCCGACCTGGAGGCGCTGCGCGAGGCCGCCCGGGCGCACGAGGCGATGGAGGAGCTGCGGCTGGGGTACGTCGCGTTCACGCGCGCCCGCCACGAGCTGGTCGCGTCGGCCTACCTGTGGACGGAGACACGGTCGTCCCCGGTCGGCCCCTCGCCCTACCTGCAGCCCCTCGTGGCCGTCCTGGAGGAGGCGGGTCGGGAGCCGGAGCGGTGGGTGGAACGACCGGAGAAGGGCACGCCCAACCCGCTGAAGGCCGAGCGCCCGCCCGTGCCGTGGCCCGTCACGGAGCACACCACGGAGGCGGAGCGACGCATCGCGACCGCCGCGGTGGTGCGGGCGGAACAGCGTCGGCTGGCCGCCGGCGAGGCCGGTCCCGAGGACGACGCGGACCTCGACCTCGTGGGGATCGCCGAGGTCGCGGAGTGGGACGACGAGATCGACCGCCTGCTGGCGGAGGCCCGCCGCGACAGCCGGCCGGTCCTCGAGGTGCCGGTGCCCTCGAGCCTCTCGGCGACCTCGCTCGCCCGGCTCCGCGACGACCCCGAGGTGATGGCGGGGGAGCTGGCGCGACCGATGCCGCGTCCTCCGTCGCCCACGGCGCGGTTCGGCACGCGCTTCCACGGCTGGGTCGAGGCGCGCTTCGGCCAGCAGGACCTCTTCGCTGAGGAGGAGGTCTGGGGGCAGGGCGACGCCGACATCGACGGCGACGACGACCTGGCCGAGGTGGTCGCGGCCTTCGAGGCGGGACCGTTCGCGGACCGCCCGCCCCACGCGACGGAGGCGCCGTTCGCGCTCGTGCTCGCGGGGCAGGTCGTGCGCGGCCGGATCGACGCGGTCTACGCCGAGCCGGCGGGCTCCGACGCCGACTTCCTCGTGGTCGACTGGAAGACGGGCCGGTCGGGTCGCGCCGACCCGATGCAGCTGGCGGTCTACCGCCTGGCGTGGGCGGAGCTCCACGGGCTGCCGCCGGAACGGGTGCGCGCGGCGTTCTGCTGGGTGCGCACGGGCAAGCTCGTCGAGCCGCGCTCGCTGCCCGACCGCGCCGCCCTGGAACGACTGGTCACCGACCTGTGA
- the nudC gene encoding NAD(+) diphosphatase codes for MNDRVDDSRPLPHVALSSFAHDRHGLERTDADWLGRAWADPTTRVLAIAGNRMLVRDGVPAWLPVAELPSVAQEDGALRLLVGEHEGATYFAAVVDPARAPHPAEQWQGTREVLEAVLGSERGPLLLHAMGMAEWHWATRFCVRCGGPLTPTHAGHVLRCSSKKGCGRQHFPRTDPAVIMLVTDGEPGSPDERCLLGHAQAWPEGRYSTLAGFVEPGETFEDAVRREVHEETGVGVGAVTYVGNQPWPLPASLMIGFRARAATTAIDVDGAEIAHAAWFTRDDIARGLADGSLLLPGPVSISHALIQGWYGAPLATSW; via the coding sequence GTGAATGACCGCGTCGACGACTCCCGTCCGCTCCCGCACGTCGCCCTCTCCTCCTTCGCCCATGACCGGCACGGTCTCGAGCGCACCGACGCCGACTGGCTGGGACGGGCCTGGGCGGATCCGACGACCCGTGTGCTCGCCATCGCCGGCAACCGCATGCTGGTGCGGGACGGCGTCCCGGCGTGGCTGCCGGTCGCGGAGCTGCCGTCCGTCGCGCAGGAGGACGGCGCGCTGCGCCTCCTCGTCGGCGAGCACGAGGGCGCGACGTACTTCGCCGCCGTCGTCGACCCCGCCCGCGCCCCCCACCCCGCCGAGCAGTGGCAGGGGACGCGGGAGGTGCTCGAGGCGGTGCTGGGCTCGGAGCGCGGGCCGTTGCTCCTCCACGCGATGGGCATGGCGGAGTGGCACTGGGCGACCCGTTTCTGCGTGCGCTGCGGCGGTCCGCTGACCCCCACGCACGCGGGCCACGTGCTGCGCTGCTCGTCGAAGAAGGGCTGCGGGCGCCAGCACTTCCCGCGCACCGACCCGGCCGTGATCATGCTCGTGACCGACGGCGAGCCGGGCAGTCCCGACGAGCGCTGCCTGCTCGGGCACGCGCAGGCGTGGCCGGAGGGGCGGTACTCCACGCTGGCCGGATTCGTCGAGCCCGGTGAGACGTTCGAGGACGCGGTGCGTCGCGAGGTCCACGAGGAGACCGGCGTGGGGGTCGGAGCGGTGACCTACGTCGGCAACCAGCCGTGGCCGCTGCCGGCGAGCCTCATGATCGGCTTCCGGGCGCGGGCCGCCACGACGGCGATCGACGTCGACGGGGCCGAGATCGCCCACGCGGCGTGGTTCACCCGCGACGACATCGCGCGCGGGCTCGCGGACGGCTCGCTCCTGCTGCCCGGCCCGGTGTCGATCTCCCACGCGCTCATCCAGGGCTGGTACGGCGCGCCCCTCGCCACCAGCTGGTGA
- a CDS encoding mycoredoxin: MSATFTMYSTPWCGYCHRLRGQLDREGITYDVVDIEQQPDAAELVEKVNNGNQTVPTLVYSDGSAQTNPSLAQVKEKLAALAG, from the coding sequence ATGAGCGCGACCTTCACGATGTACAGCACGCCGTGGTGCGGCTACTGCCACCGCCTGCGGGGGCAGCTCGACCGCGAGGGCATCACCTACGACGTGGTCGACATCGAGCAGCAGCCCGACGCGGCCGAGCTCGTCGAGAAGGTCAACAACGGCAACCAGACCGTGCCGACGCTCGTCTACTCCGACGGGTCGGCCCAGACCAACCCGAGCCTGGCGCAGGTCAAGGAGAAGCTCGCCGCCCTGGCCGGCTGA